A single Desulfomonile tiedjei DNA region contains:
- the rimM gene encoding 16S rRNA processing protein RimM — protein sequence MSQETFVVIGQALKPFGIRGEIKIKVFTETLEAFDNSSILIFGETPHRVVSVRAHKTFALVALEGMNTPEQADTLSGSLVKTDRENLPAKEEDEYFWFELIGMKVSTVDGRDLGEITQITATGANDVIHVQGAYGEVLLPMIEDVVLEVDTEKKKMVVDPLEGLIADA from the coding sequence ATGTCGCAAGAAACGTTCGTCGTCATAGGGCAGGCCCTCAAACCATTCGGGATACGGGGCGAAATCAAAATCAAGGTTTTTACCGAGACTCTGGAAGCATTTGACAATTCCTCCATCCTGATCTTCGGAGAAACCCCCCACCGAGTGGTGAGCGTTAGGGCCCATAAGACTTTCGCTCTGGTTGCGCTCGAAGGCATGAACACACCTGAACAGGCCGATACGCTTTCAGGGAGCCTCGTCAAAACCGATCGGGAAAACCTTCCTGCCAAGGAGGAAGACGAGTATTTTTGGTTTGAACTGATCGGGATGAAGGTCTCCACGGTGGATGGACGCGACCTGGGCGAGATTACCCAAATTACAGCCACCGGCGCCAATGACGTGATTCATGTGCAAGGAGCTTACGGTGAGGTCCTGCTTCCCATGATCGAAGACGTGGTGCTGGAAGTGGACACTGAAAAGAAAAAAATGGTCGTGGACCCTCTCGAGGGACTCATAGCCGATGCTTGA